From Anoplopoma fimbria isolate UVic2021 breed Golden Eagle Sablefish chromosome 11, Afim_UVic_2022, whole genome shotgun sequence, one genomic window encodes:
- the cacng1b gene encoding voltage-dependent calcium channel gamma-1 subunit yields the protein MFEEQATRVKITSVVILVGMSAMLAAVVTDHWAVLSPRVEKLNATCEAAHFGLWRLCKKIIFIVEEDPQGKGCGPISLPGAKNCSYFKHFTSGEEAEVFEVKTQKEYNISAAAIAIFSLFFMTLGTICVIFSFGKGRDYLLRPAGMFFAFAGLCIIISVEVMRQSVKRMIDSDETIWIEYYYSWSFTCACAAFTLLILSGAALLLISMPHMPRNPWETCMDAEPDTLE from the exons ATGTTTGAGGAGCAGGCGACCAGGGTGAAGATCACGTCCGTGGTGATTCTGGTGGGCATGTCGGCGATGCTGGCGGCGGTGGTGACCGACCACTGGGCCGTGCTCAGCCCCCGCGTGGAGAAGCTCAACGCCACCTGTGAGGCGGCCCACTTCGGCCTTTGGAGGCTCTGCAAGAAGATCATCTTCATCGTGGAGGAGGACCCTCAGGGCAAAGGCTGCGGCCCCATCAGCTTACCCGGAG CTAAGAACTGTTCCTACTTCAAACACTTCACCTCGGGGGAAGAAGCTGAAGTTTTTGAAGTCAAGACCCAGAAAG AGTACAACATCTCAGCGGCAGCCATCGCCATCTTCAGTCTGTTCTTCATGACCCTGGGCACCATCTGTGTCATCTTCTCCTTCGGGAAGGGGCGGGACTACCTGCTCCGGCCTGCTGGGATGTTTTTCGCCTTCGCAG GCCTTTGCATCATCATTTCTGTGGAAGTTATGCGGCAGTCTGTTAAGCGCATGATTGACAGTGATGAGACCATCTGGATCGAGTACTACTACTCCTGGTCCTTTACCTGCGCCTGCGCCGCCTTCACCCTGCTCATCCTCAGCGGAGCCGCCCTGCTCCTCATCTCCATGCCCCACATGCCACGTAACCCCTGGGAGACCTGCATGGACGCGGAGCCCGACACCTTAGAGTAG